The following coding sequences lie in one Epinephelus lanceolatus isolate andai-2023 chromosome 24, ASM4190304v1, whole genome shotgun sequence genomic window:
- the clic5a gene encoding chloride intracellular channel protein 5a isoform X2, translating to MTDTAAEEDKDPDIELFVKAGSDGESIGNCPFSQRLFMILWLKGVVFNVTTVDLKRKPADLHNLAPGTHPPFLTFQGEVLTDVNKVEEYLEEMLAPPKYPKLAAKNHESNTAGNDIFAKFSAYVKNTRPDKHRALEKSLDKSLAKLDKYLLSPLPDDVQTGRHSGEGESKRKYLDGDELTLADCNLLPKLHVVKVVAKKYRNYDIPSEFRGVWRYLGNAYSRDEFTNTCAADIEIELAYKDVAKRLGK from the exons ATGACGGATACTGCAGCCGAGGAGGACAAGGACCCTGATATTGAGCTATTTGTCAAG gctGGGAGTGATGGGGAGAGCATCGGAAACTGTCCCTTCTCTCAGCGCCTCTTTATGATCCTCTGGCTGAAAGGCGTAGTCTTCAATGTCACCACTGTTGACCTCAAGag GAAACCGGCTGACCTTCACAACCTGGCCCCAGGGACGCACCCGCCCTTCCTCACCTTCCAGGGGGAGGTTCTCACTGATGTCAACAAAGTAGAGGAGTATCTGGAGGAGATGCTGGCTCCACCAAA GTATCCCAAACTTGCAGCAAAGAATCATGAGTCAAacacagcaggaaatgacaTATTTGCCAAGTTCTCCGCTTATGTCAAAAACACAAGACCGGATAAACATCGAG CACTAGAGAAGAGTCTAGACAAGTCCCTGGCTAAGCTGGATAAGTATCTGTTGAGCCCACTACCTGATGACGTCCAGACTGGACGCCACAGTGGCGAGGGAGAATCCAAACGCAAATATCTGGATGGAGATGAGCTGACGCTGGCTGACTGCAACCTTCTGCCCAAACTTCATGTCGTCAAG gTGGTTGCGAAGAAATACCGGAACTATGACATCCCATCTGAATTCAGAGGGGTGTGGCGTTACCTTGGCAACGCCTACAGCCGAGATGAGTTCACCAACACGTGCGCAGCTGATATCGAAATCGAGCTGGCCTATAAGGACGTTGCTAAGAGGTTGGGAAAGTGA
- the clic5a gene encoding chloride intracellular channel protein 5a isoform X1 has protein sequence MDPLYENPESTYENQSSGMYDLTYEAPYEQPSDLTAEYENTGRAVEQIPAPPSLPPPRPPTEERRGSSSSSSSSSSSSASSSSSHAEDKKEEESEDWNREEEKEEEEKEEEKIEEEESKELNWEMGSPEPEPERRDSSRRSSSSSSSSSSASEKEEPEKKPEPDKDGPQIQLYVKAGSDGESIGNCPFSQRLFMILWLKGVVFNVTTVDLKRKPADLHNLAPGTHPPFLTFQGEVLTDVNKVEEYLEEMLAPPKYPKLAAKNHESNTAGNDIFAKFSAYVKNTRPDKHRALEKSLDKSLAKLDKYLLSPLPDDVQTGRHSGEGESKRKYLDGDELTLADCNLLPKLHVVKVVAKKYRNYDIPSEFRGVWRYLGNAYSRDEFTNTCAADIEIELAYKDVAKRLGK, from the exons ATGGATCCCCTGTACGAGAACCCCGAGTCAACCTATGAGAACCAGTCGTCAGGTATGTACGACCTGACCTATGAAGCGCCATACGAGCAGCCCTCTGACCTGACAGCAGAGTATGAGAACACTGGACGGGCTGTAGAACAAATACCGGCTCCCCCTTCTCTCCCACCACCTCGCCCTCCCACTGAAGAGAGGCGAGGcagttcctcctcttcctcatcctcctcatcttcctcagcGTCCTCATCTTCCTCACATGCTGAAgataaaaaagaagaggaaTCGGAGGACTGGAatagggaggaggagaaagaagaagaggaaaaagaggaagagaagatagaggaggaggaaagcaaaGAGCTGAACTGGGAGATGGGGTCACCAGAGCCGGAGCCGGAAAGGAGGGACTCATCACGCAGatcctcatcttcatcatcatcatcttcatcagccTCTGAGAAGGAGGAACCTGAGAAGAAGCCAGAGCCTGACAAGGATGGGCCTCAAATCCAACTTTATGTAAAG gctGGGAGTGATGGGGAGAGCATCGGAAACTGTCCCTTCTCTCAGCGCCTCTTTATGATCCTCTGGCTGAAAGGCGTAGTCTTCAATGTCACCACTGTTGACCTCAAGag GAAACCGGCTGACCTTCACAACCTGGCCCCAGGGACGCACCCGCCCTTCCTCACCTTCCAGGGGGAGGTTCTCACTGATGTCAACAAAGTAGAGGAGTATCTGGAGGAGATGCTGGCTCCACCAAA GTATCCCAAACTTGCAGCAAAGAATCATGAGTCAAacacagcaggaaatgacaTATTTGCCAAGTTCTCCGCTTATGTCAAAAACACAAGACCGGATAAACATCGAG CACTAGAGAAGAGTCTAGACAAGTCCCTGGCTAAGCTGGATAAGTATCTGTTGAGCCCACTACCTGATGACGTCCAGACTGGACGCCACAGTGGCGAGGGAGAATCCAAACGCAAATATCTGGATGGAGATGAGCTGACGCTGGCTGACTGCAACCTTCTGCCCAAACTTCATGTCGTCAAG gTGGTTGCGAAGAAATACCGGAACTATGACATCCCATCTGAATTCAGAGGGGTGTGGCGTTACCTTGGCAACGCCTACAGCCGAGATGAGTTCACCAACACGTGCGCAGCTGATATCGAAATCGAGCTGGCCTATAAGGACGTTGCTAAGAGGTTGGGAAAGTGA